CATATGCTATTGATAATGTAGACAATGACCTTGATAATGATGGACTTACCAATGACGAAGAGGATGGCTTAGGGACGGATCCTAATAATCCTGATTCTGATGGTGACGGCATTAATGATGGTCAAGAAGTATTGGATGCTACTGATCCGTTGGATGATTGTGACTCAATTGATGGTACGCCTTTGGACAGTTCAGATTGTGATGAAGATGGACTAACGAACGAAGAAGAAGGAATAAGAGGTACTGATCCAAATGTTGCTGATACCGATGAAGATACAATTTTAGATGGTCAGGAAGTTGCAGATGGTACGGATCCGTTAAATGCATGTAGCTCTAAGGGTGGTACTCCACCAGCAACTGTGGTATGTGGCATTTCGGTTGAGAATGACTTGGTAACGCCAGAGCTTAATGATGGTAGGTTCCTTATTGAAAATATAGAGAGTTACCCGCAAAATAAGGTTAAGATATTTAACCGATGGGGCATAAAAGTTTATGAGGTAGATGGTTATGATAATGAGACTAACGTATTTACAGGGATGTCTATAGGTAGGATAACTATTAGAGCTAACGATGAGCTGCCAGTAGGCGTGTATTTCTATATTATTGATTACGTAGCAGGTGATAACAATCAAACCTTATCCGGGTACCTGTATATTAACAGATAAAGGGTATAGTTATTTTATAAAGAGGCTCTCAAGTTTATCTTGGGAGCTCCTTTCTATTTAGATTAGGTAGTGTTAATTAATTGTGGGTAGAATACATAGAATAACAACCTTAGTCATATACTGCCATATACCAATAAGAAAGAATTGTCTCTGTTGCGTATAGTATAAGAATGGGTGATTAGGGGGAGCTCAATGTATAGATACAATACCGTGCCAGAGTGGGTTCATGAAGGCTTTAGGTATAGCGCGAAATAGAATAGGTTCACTAATAGTGTAGTGGAAGGGAGGGAAAAAAGAGAACTCCAATTGAAATCAACGGAAGGATTTCCATTGGAGTTTGGTTTGCCTCAATAATTGAGATTATAGGCTCCGACGCTTGTCAGGAAGTAGTTTACTTTTTAAAGTGATATGAATGCTTCAGAACTTAGTCCTGAATTTAATTGATTATTTTTGATTGATATACAAAAAACCTTGATGCTTAAGACCAATATCCTTCAAATCGATAATATAAAAATATACACCTGCAGGTAGTTTTTTTGCTGTATTATAAACACCGTTTACGTTGGCAGTACCTTCAAAAGTGTTGTTGTAGTTAGTGGCTTCATAGACGGCTCTACCCCATCTGTTGAAAATGGTAAGTTTGTTGTTAGGTGAAATAGAAACCGCTTTTAAAACAAAAAAATCGGCATTTCCGTCACCATTTGGAGTCAATAGATAATTTCCTAGGTCTACGCTTTGCATACTAAGGCTTCCGCCAAAAGAAATTACGGTATAATCGTCCGGTGTAAATACGTCCGAAGTTATTTCTCCTTGATCAAAGTCTCCGTCCAAACCAGTATTGCCTAAATCTTCCCAGATATTTCTTTCCGAATGCCAACCTACTACTCGTAAGTTTTCTATGGCGTCTAAGAAACTAGGTAAGTTACTTTCGGTATCCCATCCTAGTGTAACTTTGGATGGTGTTTTTGTGTCTAGGTCCCAAAACTCATGATTACTGATGGCAATCAATATATCTGTTCTGTCTTCGGTATAAAATGAGGTGCCAAAGGTAGACGGACTATTGGGGTCTTCATAGAAGTAAGCTGACTTCGCATTTTCATTAATTTGCTCTGAAGCTAATTTTAAAGGTCTTAATTTATCAAAATGACCAATAGGAAAAAGAAACTCTTTTTTGTTTTTTATGGCTGAATATCCATCTACTTTGGTAAAATCGGTATCGCCATTGTAAAAGGAATTTGTAATATATTCAATATTCGTATCTACTAAATACCTAGGAGTAACTAAATCTCCCGAAATAAAATTACTATTATTGGTAATGCCAATACCAACTTCTAGAACAAGGTCATTGTCTACTACAATTTCTAAATCTTCAAAGACAGGTCTAAAGGCACCGCTAATAAAAGCGACGTCTTCGTTATAAAATCCGGCAAGCCCTTTGTTGTCGTCAAAAGAACCGTCATTAATTAAATCTTGGTAGAAACCTATTTGTGCACTTTCATGCATTTTTATGTTCCCATAATTATGAAATGAGTCTTGAGCCATCATTTGAGGACTGGACATGCTTGCAATCAAGCTACCAAGAATAATACCGTATTTATTCATAATTTTAGGACTTACTTTCTCCAAGCTATTTCAATTAGTGTTTCTGGGTACTCTACGGCAATTCCATTGCAATAGGCCTGTAAAAATTCACCTTCATTAAAGTCAACATTTATGGTTGCATCTTGGTTACCATCGGCAGCGGTAATAACCAGCGCCGTAATCGGAACAACTCCATCATTTTTCCTAATTTCCAAAGTCCAGGTACCGGCCACATTGGTTTGTGCGGAAATCCCGGTTATTGTACCGTTTCTAAGCATGCGCCAGCCGGTATTTTCTGAGTCGGCACCATTAAACTGCCTTAAGTATACATTTGTGGTGGTTGCACTATTCATACCCCACCCGATCATGGTACGGTCAACGCTCAACCATTTAACTCTAGTAGCATCATATGCATAGAGTATGCCGTCGTCTCCCATAAAAATTTGCCCATTTTCAGTTCCCGTTGGAGTAGAGGTGCTAGGCTGTATTCGTAAGGGAACACTTGTACTTTCAATATCTAATTGAGCACTGGGAGTAGTGTTGTTTATACCAATATTTCCTGTAGACGATATCCTTACCCTTTCGCTATTATCAGTTTTAATTATAAAATCTTGAAGGTCCGTTGTGCCAAGAAAGTGCGTAGTAGCATTTGACCCGGTATTTCCGGTAGCGCCCCAAAAATCTATTGAATTCGTGTCTATAGAAGGTATTTTCTTAAATCCTGAAGCTGTGTTCAGGTACATTTTCTCTTCATCTGTATTATATAGAAGTGAGCCAACAACTGGGTTTATACCTGCATTCATTTCTAGTGTTGTTGCATTTGTAAGGCCCATTAAATAATTCCCATCTACTTGTGCTATGGTACTGGTAGTGGCAAGTGTAGTAATTGCCAGTGTCGTTAAAATTAATTTTTTCATCTGCAGGTAGTATTTAAGTGATGGAAATGTTGAGAGTAGGAGGGTGGAATTATGGGATACAAAGTTTGAGTACCTAAAACCCATTGCAAAATAGGTGCTGTGAAAATTTGTTTTAAGGTTCTTAAACTGATGTGATAATTTCCCATACTATTATAAATCTAAAACGGTAAACATAAATTCGGAATCAAATCTTGCGCGGTCAGTACCTCCGTTATCATTATCGCCTATGATTACTTCAAAAGTTCTGATGGTTTGGTTGCTGTAGGATATACCTGGGTCATCGTTACCAGCACCACCTCTTCCAGGTTGAGATAGTTGAATGATGTAATCCGAATCTAAGGTGATACCTATAGGTAAGGTAACAAGATAATGACCTAATCCAGCCAATTTGGATACGATAATATTGGGGGTAGATTTTACAATAACCCCTAAAGCTGAAACCTTTCCGAAGGCTTTGATAGGGCTGGCATAAAAAACACCGGAGTCTGAACCTGCGGTAATGCTATTCCCGTCATCGGCGCTAATACTGGCGTTTCCTGTTGAAGAAGGAGGGTCTACCCATTCCGTGCCTGTTGCGGTTGCGGATAAAACTTGTCCAGCGGTTCCTGCAGAATCGTTTTCATCTAAAATTTGTCCGTCTACATCAAGGGTTTCATTTATGGTAACTGTAGTTTTGTTTGATGTCTCATCAATGTTGATAGCTTCTATACCACCTACCGTTAGTCCTATTTCATCTGCTGCAGGACTATACATGCCCGTGTTTGTATCATCAGAAAATCTGTATGAGGGTTCTCCAACTGTACCATCGGAATTGAGTATTCCTCTGGATCGAATTGCGCCGGAAACATCCAATTTATTTTCAGGAGTTGCAGTACCCACACCCAAACGATTCTCTGTATCATCCCAAAATAGTTGCGAATTATTTTCAGTAGGGTTTCCACTTGCATCCGAAAAAAATACAGATCCTTCTGTGCCGGATATAGAGGGTAAAGTAACCGTATTTCCTCCGGTCCCGGATATACTTAAATCATTTCCTGAAACGGATAAAGTTTGAATTTCGTTCGTTTCGCTCAAATCGTTGTCGGCAGAATTGTGTGCAGTTATGGCTGCAGTATTAACGGCTATCGCTGCATCGGCATCGGCTTCGTTTTGGTCTACGTCATCTTGCACAGCAGTAATAGCGGCTGATTCCTCAAGAGCTGAAAGGTCCACCGTTACGGAAGAAGTCCCTTCATCGATTTTCAATACACTCGAAGCGTTGATTGAAGCTGCGGTAATATCGTCATCCGCGGTGGCGGTGATTTGTCCGTCTACATAGGTTTTGACAGCGAGTTCGGTTGGGAATTTGGTGTCTGTTGCATCTGCAAGAGTAACGTCAGTGGATTTGTTTGCGGAATCTTCCTTTAAGGCGATTGCCGCATCGGCATCAGCTTCGTTTTGGTCCACATCGTTTTGAATAGCAGTTTCGGCAGCGATTGCTCTGTTACGTTCTGCGAGTATGGCTGCGTCAGCGTCGGCTTCGTTTTGGTCAACGTCATCTTGCACAGCAGTAATAGCGGCTGATTCCTCAAGAGCTGAAAGGTCCACCGTTACGGAAGAAGTCCCTTCAACGATTTTCAATACACTCGAAGCATTGATTGAAGCGGCGGTAATATCATCATCGGCGGTGGCGGTGATTTGTCCGTCTACATAGGTCTTGACGGCAAGTTCGGTTGGGAATTTGGTATCCGTTGCATCAGCAAGGGTAACGTCAGTGGATTTGTTTGCGGAATCTTCCTTTAAGGCGATTGCCGCATCGGCATCAGCTTCGTTTTGGTCCACGTCAGTTTGAACTGCAGCAATTGCGTTGTCCGCGTCGGACTCGTTTTGGTCCACATCGTTTTGAATAGCAGTTTCTGCTGCGATGGCTCTGTTACGTTCTGCAAGTATGGCTGCATCGGCATCGGCTTCGTTTTGGTCAACGTCATCTTGCACAGCAGTAATAGCGGCTGATTCCTCAAGAGCTGAAAGGTCCACCGTCACAGAAGAAGTTCCTTCATCGATTTTCAGGACACTCGAAGCGTTGATTGAAGCTGCGGTAATATCATCATCCGCGGTGGCGGTGATTTGTCCGTCTACATAAGTTTTGACTGCGAGTTCGGTTGGGAATTTAGTGTCCGTTGCATCTGCAAGGGTGACATCGGTTGATTTGTTTGCGGAATCTTCCTTTAAGGCGATTGCCGCATCGGCATCAGCTTCATTTTGGTTTACATCGTTCTGTACAGCTAATATCGCTGCATCAGCGTCGGCTTCGTTTTGGTCAACGTCATCTTGCACAGCAGTGATATCGGCAGATTCTTCTAGAGCGGAAAGGTCCACCGTTACTGAAGTCGCACCTTCATCGATTTTCAGGACACTCGAAGCATTGATTGAAGCTGCGGTAATATCATCATCCGCGGTGGCGGTGATTTGTCCGTCTACATAGGTTTTGACAGCGAGTTCGGTTGGGAATTTAG
This genomic interval from Zobellia roscoffensis contains the following:
- a CDS encoding gliding motility-associated C-terminal domain-containing protein → MEKVSPKIMNKYGIILGSLIASMSSPQMMAQDSFHNYGNIKMHESAQIGFYQDLINDGSFDDNKGLAGFYNEDVAFISGAFRPVFEDLEIVVDNDLVLEVGIGITNNSNFISGDLVTPRYLVDTNIEYITNSFYNGDTDFTKVDGYSAIKNKKEFLFPIGHFDKLRPLKLASEQINENAKSAYFYEDPNSPSTFGTSFYTEDRTDILIAISNHEFWDLDTKTPSKVTLGWDTESNLPSFLDAIENLRVVGWHSERNIWEDLGNTGLDGDFDQGEITSDVFTPDDYTVISFGGSLSMQSVDLGNYLLTPNGDGNADFFVLKAVSISPNNKLTIFNRWGRAVYEATNYNNTFEGTANVNGVYNTAKKLPAGVYFYIIDLKDIGLKHQGFLYINQK